A stretch of Catenulispora sp. GP43 DNA encodes these proteins:
- a CDS encoding SAM-dependent methyltransferase, giving the protein MTNEAQDRPAAHIDSSVPHSARIFNYWLGGKDNYPADRVAGDHFREVFPEIVDLARSGRQFLVRTVRHLVVETGVRQFLDVGTGLPTANNTHEIAQGIAPESRIVYVDNDPLVLAHAQALLVGTPEGATDYIEADLDDPETILTQAAKTLDLNEPVAIVLMGILAHIEEYDRALAIVRRLMDAVPSGSYLVVRDGTDTNAAYQEAISRYNQSGAVPYNLRSPEQIAGYLEGLELVEPGLVPCPLWRPDPTDIGTPVELAVLGAIGRKPRRGRYDEAGRPHAA; this is encoded by the coding sequence ATGACCAACGAAGCGCAGGACCGGCCCGCGGCGCACATCGACAGCAGCGTTCCGCACTCGGCCCGGATCTTCAACTACTGGCTGGGCGGCAAGGACAACTATCCCGCCGACCGCGTGGCGGGCGACCATTTCCGCGAGGTCTTCCCGGAGATCGTCGACCTGGCGCGCAGCGGCCGGCAGTTCCTTGTGCGCACCGTGCGCCACTTGGTGGTCGAGACCGGCGTGCGCCAGTTCCTGGACGTCGGCACCGGGCTGCCCACGGCCAACAACACCCACGAGATCGCGCAGGGCATCGCGCCGGAATCGCGCATCGTGTACGTGGACAACGATCCGCTGGTCCTGGCGCACGCGCAGGCGCTGCTGGTCGGCACGCCCGAAGGCGCGACAGACTACATCGAGGCCGACCTCGACGACCCCGAGACGATCCTGACCCAGGCCGCCAAGACCCTGGATCTGAACGAGCCGGTCGCGATCGTGCTGATGGGCATCCTGGCGCACATCGAGGAGTACGACCGCGCGCTGGCGATCGTGCGCCGCCTGATGGACGCCGTCCCCTCCGGCAGCTACCTGGTGGTCCGCGACGGCACCGACACCAACGCCGCCTACCAGGAGGCCATCAGCCGCTACAACCAGAGCGGCGCGGTGCCGTACAACCTGCGCAGCCCCGAGCAGATCGCCGGCTATCTCGAGGGGCTGGAACTGGTCGAGCCCGGCCTGGTGCCGTGCCCGCTGTGGCGCCCGGACCCGACGGACATCGGGACGCCGGTGGAGCTGGCCGTCCTGGGGGCCATCGGGCGCAAGCCCCGACGGGGCCGCTATGACGAGGCAGGCCGACCCCACGCCGCGTGA
- a CDS encoding DUF1059 domain-containing protein, producing MTRKVADCRQFPSEMNCTLTISGEEQEVLDAATMHAVAVHGETDTPEFREQLKTFLVEEKVPVTH from the coding sequence ATGACCCGCAAAGTCGCCGACTGCCGACAGTTCCCCAGCGAGATGAACTGCACGCTGACGATCTCCGGCGAGGAGCAGGAGGTCCTGGACGCCGCGACGATGCACGCGGTCGCCGTGCACGGCGAGACCGACACGCCGGAGTTCCGCGAGCAGCTCAAGACCTTCCTCGTCGAGGAGAAGGTCCCGGTCACCCACTGA
- a CDS encoding penicillin acylase family protein, translated as MRTDDDPQEPTVPPSAATAGEQSEAGAEPEPEAEPEPETEPELEAEPEPEAPPAPTPTPAPRPRRRFRKLKITAAAVAVLLVALAGAGTWWVNASLHASYPQTKGTLHVSGLSASVEVDRDAQGVPQLYASTTHDLFFAQGYVQAQDRFWQMDVYRHVTAGRLSEMFGSGQVDTDKFIRTMGWRDVAQQEYDGLSAQTKAYLNAYCDGVNAYLKDHKGSKASVEYAILGLQTDYTPYAWTPVDSLSWLKALAWDLRDNMQSEIDRALSSQTVAKNQVDQLFPPYPASHPVIVHQGAVVNGAFDQNADPTADAPLSGAALPASAASALANLSHTVSALPAFLQPTVEGVGSNSWVVSGDLTATGKPLLANDPHLAPQLPSIWYQMGLHCTTVDAACPYDVTGFTMPGTPGVVIGHTPTVAWGFTNGTEDVSDLVLEKVSGSTYEYDGHQVPLTIRQETIKVAGGKSVPITVRTTNQGPLVSDADKDIASAGNGYAVALRWTALTPGHTADALFALDRATDWASFRASAADFAVPSQNMIYADTSGNIGYQTPGQIPIRRNGDGRWPVPGWTDQYEWTGYIPFDQLPHVLNPADGFVATANNPIIGPQYPYLLSEDFDYGYRANEITKRLQAATADGKKIDAAGMRAIQSDTRNEFASVLVPYLQKLPASSTKQTQAAVTLFNGWDYTTPDTSAAAAYFYEVWKFICKDAFEAKLPSSVDVDGGDRWFAVATNLLPDASSFWWNGNRDALLAEAMDQASAELTSQQGSDVKGWQWGALHKLTPTNQTLGTGGPRFVKWLVNGDPVPVSGGSSVVDATGFDIAKDFSVDELPSMRMVVDLSDLDASTWVNLTGASGHVDDPHYLDQLPLWRTFRTLPWPYSRPAVLAATKDKLTLTP; from the coding sequence ATGCGGACCGACGACGATCCCCAGGAACCGACCGTCCCGCCGTCCGCGGCGACGGCCGGCGAGCAGTCCGAAGCCGGGGCTGAACCCGAGCCCGAGGCCGAACCGGAGCCCGAGACAGAACCGGAACTCGAGGCCGAACCGGAGCCCGAGGCGCCCCCCGCTCCGACTCCGACTCCCGCCCCGCGCCCGCGCCGCCGCTTCAGAAAGCTCAAGATCACCGCCGCGGCCGTCGCGGTCCTGCTCGTGGCCCTGGCCGGCGCCGGCACCTGGTGGGTGAACGCCTCCCTGCACGCCTCGTACCCGCAGACCAAGGGCACCCTGCACGTCAGTGGCCTGTCGGCGAGCGTCGAAGTGGACCGCGACGCCCAAGGCGTCCCGCAGCTCTACGCCTCCACCACGCACGACCTGTTCTTCGCCCAGGGCTACGTCCAGGCCCAGGACCGCTTCTGGCAGATGGACGTCTACCGCCACGTCACCGCCGGCCGGCTGTCCGAGATGTTCGGCTCCGGCCAGGTCGACACCGACAAGTTCATCCGCACGATGGGCTGGCGCGACGTCGCCCAGCAGGAGTACGACGGCCTGAGCGCGCAGACCAAGGCGTACCTGAACGCCTACTGCGATGGCGTGAACGCGTATTTGAAGGATCACAAGGGTTCCAAAGCGTCAGTGGAGTACGCGATCCTCGGCCTGCAGACCGACTACACCCCCTACGCCTGGACCCCGGTGGACTCGCTGTCCTGGCTCAAGGCCCTGGCCTGGGACCTGCGCGACAACATGCAGTCCGAGATCGACCGCGCCCTGTCCTCGCAGACGGTGGCCAAGAACCAGGTGGACCAGCTGTTCCCGCCCTACCCGGCCTCGCATCCGGTGATCGTGCATCAGGGTGCTGTCGTGAACGGCGCCTTCGACCAGAACGCCGACCCGACCGCGGACGCCCCGCTGTCCGGAGCCGCACTCCCGGCGTCGGCGGCCAGTGCACTGGCCAATCTGTCGCACACAGTCTCCGCCCTCCCCGCCTTCCTGCAACCGACGGTCGAAGGCGTCGGCTCCAACTCCTGGGTGGTCTCCGGCGACCTGACCGCCACCGGCAAACCGCTGCTGGCCAACGACCCGCACCTGGCCCCGCAGCTGCCCTCGATCTGGTATCAGATGGGCCTGCACTGCACGACCGTGGACGCGGCCTGCCCCTACGACGTCACCGGATTCACCATGCCCGGCACCCCCGGCGTGGTGATCGGCCACACCCCGACCGTGGCCTGGGGCTTCACCAACGGCACCGAGGACGTCAGCGACCTGGTCCTGGAGAAGGTCAGCGGCAGCACCTACGAGTACGACGGCCACCAGGTGCCCCTGACTATCCGGCAGGAGACCATCAAGGTCGCCGGCGGCAAGTCCGTCCCGATCACCGTCCGCACCACGAACCAGGGCCCGCTGGTCTCCGACGCCGACAAGGACATCGCCAGTGCCGGCAACGGATACGCCGTGGCGTTGCGGTGGACGGCGCTGACCCCCGGGCACACCGCCGACGCACTGTTCGCCCTGGACCGCGCGACCGACTGGGCGTCGTTCCGGGCCTCGGCGGCGGACTTCGCCGTGCCGTCGCAGAACATGATCTACGCGGACACCTCCGGCAACATCGGCTACCAGACCCCCGGCCAGATCCCGATCCGCAGGAACGGCGACGGCCGCTGGCCGGTGCCCGGCTGGACCGACCAGTACGAGTGGACCGGCTACATCCCCTTCGACCAGCTGCCGCACGTGCTGAACCCGGCCGACGGCTTCGTGGCCACCGCCAACAACCCGATCATCGGGCCGCAGTATCCGTATCTGCTCTCGGAGGACTTCGACTACGGATACCGCGCGAACGAGATCACCAAGCGCCTGCAGGCCGCCACCGCCGACGGCAAGAAGATCGACGCCGCCGGGATGCGCGCCATCCAGTCCGACACCCGCAACGAGTTCGCGTCCGTGCTGGTGCCGTATCTGCAAAAGCTTCCGGCGTCATCGACGAAGCAGACACAGGCAGCGGTCACGTTGTTCAACGGCTGGGACTATACGACCCCTGACACCTCGGCCGCCGCGGCGTACTTCTACGAGGTCTGGAAGTTCATCTGCAAGGACGCCTTCGAGGCCAAGCTGCCGTCCTCGGTCGACGTGGACGGCGGCGACCGCTGGTTCGCGGTGGCGACGAACCTGCTGCCGGACGCGTCCAGCTTCTGGTGGAACGGGAACCGCGACGCGTTGCTGGCCGAGGCGATGGATCAGGCCAGCGCCGAGCTGACCTCACAACAGGGTTCTGATGTGAAGGGCTGGCAGTGGGGCGCGCTGCACAAGCTGACGCCGACCAACCAGACGCTGGGCACCGGCGGGCCGCGGTTCGTCAAGTGGCTGGTGAACGGCGATCCGGTGCCGGTGTCCGGCGGCTCGTCGGTCGTGGACGCGACCGGATTCGACATCGCCAAGGACTTCTCGGTCGACGAGCTGCCCTCGATGCGGATGGTCGTCGACCTGTCGGATCTGGACGCCTCGACCTGGGTGAACCTCACCGGCGCCTCCGGCCACGTCGACGATCCGCACTACCTGGACCAGCTGCCGCTGTGGCGCACCTTCCGGACGCTGCCGTGGCCGTACTCCAGGCCCGCGGTGCTGGCCGCCACGAAGGACAAGCTCACACTGACGCCATAG
- a CDS encoding VOC family protein has translation MLKWAWLSIDRPEHAFEESARFWTTVTGSTLSARRGERGEFATLLPAGGGDASLKLQGVLSGNGAHIDLEFDDFERALARAVDLGGTVVERDGEWAYVTSPTGYGLCVTAWHGAWRAAGPFAAADGRRSRLDQVCIDIAPSAHDAEVAFWGGLTGLHVVPSSRWEEFSWLERPAGFPVEVLFQRLGEERATSAHLDVSSSDADAERAWHESLGAEFVHEGGNWLVMRDPGGGTYCLIRREPEA, from the coding sequence ATGCTGAAGTGGGCTTGGTTGTCTATTGACCGTCCGGAACACGCGTTCGAGGAAAGTGCCCGGTTCTGGACCACAGTCACGGGCAGCACGCTGTCCGCGCGCCGGGGCGAGCGCGGCGAGTTCGCGACGCTGCTGCCCGCCGGCGGCGGCGACGCGTCGCTGAAACTGCAGGGCGTGCTGAGCGGGAACGGCGCGCACATCGACCTCGAGTTCGACGACTTCGAGAGGGCCCTGGCGCGGGCGGTCGACCTCGGCGGCACGGTGGTCGAGCGCGACGGCGAGTGGGCGTATGTGACCTCCCCGACCGGATACGGGCTCTGCGTCACCGCCTGGCACGGGGCGTGGCGGGCGGCGGGCCCGTTCGCGGCCGCCGACGGCCGGCGCAGCCGGCTGGACCAGGTGTGCATCGACATCGCGCCGTCCGCGCACGATGCCGAGGTCGCGTTCTGGGGCGGCCTGACCGGCCTGCACGTGGTGCCGAGCAGCCGGTGGGAGGAGTTCAGCTGGCTGGAGCGGCCGGCGGGGTTCCCGGTCGAGGTGCTGTTCCAGCGGCTCGGCGAGGAGCGCGCGACGTCGGCGCACCTGGACGTCAGCAGCTCGGACGCCGACGCCGAGCGGGCGTGGCACGAGTCGCTGGGCGCGGAGTTCGTGCACGAGGGCGGGAACTGGCTGGTGATGCGCGATCCCGGGGGCGGGACCTACTGCCTGATCCGGCGCGAGCCAGAAGCCTGA
- a CDS encoding DUF2332 family protein, with amino-acid sequence MTDPGGTPRDLVPVFEGFRAMNAVQTSPLYDHLNTAFIAEPELAAPLLAAPPTERLPLLMFAAVHYLLRNAPDDAGADAALAAYYPSLGGTRTPDAELVGTFRDFVARRDTELRALTSTRVTQTNEARRAAVIRPALAAAQKRAGEREIALVEIGCSSGLMLLPDCYGYRYRQPDGSVFAFGDLAVPELVLETEVRGSAAVPDWPAAPLRIASRVGIDRNPIDAADADQTDWLRACVWPEHLDRLARLEAALAQARQARLDLRRGDLFDLLPAAVAEAPRDAVVVVLSSHVLPYLATADRPAVAERVAELSRTRDLMLVLNEDHRLSRLFGVRAPGEDGYVASSLVDYTGSGGPTAPTAPTAPTARTEPTATAFAKVDPHGSWLEWF; translated from the coding sequence ATGACCGACCCCGGCGGCACTCCGCGCGACCTCGTCCCCGTCTTCGAGGGCTTCCGCGCCATGAACGCCGTCCAGACCTCGCCGCTGTACGACCACCTCAACACCGCGTTCATCGCAGAGCCCGAACTCGCGGCGCCCCTGCTGGCGGCACCGCCGACCGAACGGCTGCCGCTGCTGATGTTCGCCGCGGTCCACTACCTGCTGCGCAACGCCCCCGACGACGCCGGGGCCGACGCGGCCCTGGCCGCCTACTACCCGTCCCTCGGCGGCACCAGGACGCCGGACGCGGAGCTGGTCGGCACCTTCCGGGACTTCGTCGCCCGGCGCGACACCGAACTGCGGGCCCTGACATCGACGCGGGTCACGCAGACCAACGAGGCCCGGCGCGCGGCCGTGATCCGTCCGGCCCTGGCCGCGGCGCAGAAACGAGCCGGGGAAAGGGAGATCGCGCTCGTCGAGATCGGGTGCAGCAGTGGCCTGATGCTCCTGCCGGATTGCTACGGCTACCGCTACCGCCAGCCCGACGGTTCCGTGTTCGCCTTCGGGGACCTGGCGGTCCCCGAGCTCGTGCTGGAGACCGAGGTCCGCGGCAGCGCCGCCGTCCCGGACTGGCCGGCCGCACCGCTGCGCATCGCCTCGCGCGTGGGCATCGACCGCAACCCGATCGACGCCGCCGACGCCGACCAGACCGACTGGCTCCGCGCCTGCGTCTGGCCCGAGCACCTGGACCGCCTGGCCCGGCTGGAAGCCGCCCTGGCGCAGGCCCGGCAGGCCCGGCTGGACCTCCGGCGCGGGGACCTGTTCGACCTGCTGCCCGCCGCCGTCGCCGAGGCACCGCGCGACGCGGTCGTGGTGGTGCTGTCCTCCCACGTCCTGCCCTACCTGGCGACGGCGGACCGGCCGGCCGTCGCCGAGCGTGTCGCAGAGCTCTCCCGGACGCGGGATCTCATGCTCGTCCTCAACGAGGACCATCGGCTGAGCCGCCTGTTCGGCGTCCGGGCCCCCGGCGAAGACGGCTACGTCGCCTCGTCGCTCGTCGACTACACCGGCTCCGGGGGGCCGACCGCGCCCACTGCCCCGACCGCGCCGACCGCGCGGACCGAGCCGACCGCCACCGCGTTCGCGAAGGTCGACCCCCATGGGAGCTGGCTGGAGTGGTTCTGA
- a CDS encoding cupin domain-containing protein — MKGLLHLSLDKPEETRPFEQGMGHLDLVAMDEGGFGRAVFEPGWQWSKHVKPIAHTESCEAAHIGYCLSGHMHVVMDDGDQADIGPGEFLEIAPGHDAWVVGQEPCVMIDWQGFTDYAKAN; from the coding sequence ATGAAAGGCCTCTTACACCTATCGCTGGACAAGCCCGAGGAGACCCGCCCCTTCGAGCAGGGCATGGGCCACCTAGACCTGGTCGCCATGGACGAGGGCGGTTTCGGCCGCGCCGTCTTCGAACCGGGCTGGCAGTGGTCCAAGCACGTCAAACCGATCGCCCACACCGAGAGCTGCGAAGCCGCGCACATCGGCTACTGCCTGTCCGGCCACATGCACGTGGTCATGGACGACGGCGACCAGGCCGACATCGGCCCCGGCGAGTTCCTGGAGATCGCTCCCGGGCACGACGCCTGGGTGGTCGGCCAGGAGCCCTGCGTCATGATCGACTGGCAGGGGTTCACCGACTACGCCAAGGCGAACTGA
- a CDS encoding GGDEF domain-containing protein: MSGGRQSGARSGGDRAAEQQAEASRSSATGNAPGPWPRDPAAPRSSPAAAGLSAEQQPEAPPKPAAPAPDPSPEAAPRLIAPAQPPQLAASTRFPKDPSSPAIRHRRFRRPHPRHLSVTAVWEHSEVEHRRFATRFAGQLLLIGAGLGAFLTLVLGVQSGIFSVGWFTFLGACAIAATWGLVFVMLPMPAPDPVLRATPAVAALLITVTLSVNHSNAVDGMLLLVWPLLFAAYLLPRRTAYWTLAIVAGCLVVILAEGSGPGRFEAWVETTTSMALTLVVILRVRDQADRLKAALAEQASTDPLTGLSNRRAFDAALEREVARQRRTRAPLSLLAVDVDHFKKINDTWGHAAGDDTLAALGDLLPRLVRASDTVSRVGGEEFGVLLPDCPAPQARARADALRAEVWAASRGWTHPVTVSVGVATVPDSAAALDDLVIAADMALYAAKESGRDRVRVAPNRRREDMP, from the coding sequence GTGAGCGGCGGGCGGCAGAGCGGGGCGCGATCGGGCGGCGACCGGGCGGCGGAGCAGCAGGCTGAAGCTTCGCGGTCGAGCGCCACCGGCAACGCGCCCGGGCCCTGGCCCCGCGACCCCGCAGCCCCGCGCTCATCGCCGGCCGCCGCCGGCCTCTCAGCCGAGCAGCAGCCCGAAGCCCCACCGAAGCCAGCTGCCCCCGCCCCCGACCCCTCCCCCGAAGCCGCGCCGCGCCTCATCGCCCCCGCACAGCCGCCGCAGCTGGCCGCGTCGACCCGCTTCCCCAAGGACCCCTCCTCCCCCGCGATCCGGCACCGCCGCTTCCGTCGGCCGCATCCCCGGCACCTGTCCGTGACCGCCGTCTGGGAGCACTCCGAGGTGGAGCACCGGCGGTTCGCCACACGCTTCGCCGGGCAGCTGCTGCTCATCGGGGCCGGGCTCGGCGCGTTCCTGACGCTCGTGCTCGGGGTGCAGAGCGGCATCTTCTCCGTCGGGTGGTTCACGTTCCTCGGCGCGTGCGCCATCGCGGCCACGTGGGGGCTGGTCTTCGTGATGCTGCCGATGCCCGCACCGGATCCGGTGTTGCGTGCGACGCCGGCGGTCGCGGCGTTGCTGATCACTGTCACGCTCTCGGTGAACCACAGCAACGCCGTCGACGGCATGCTGCTGCTCGTGTGGCCGCTGCTGTTCGCCGCGTATCTGCTGCCGCGGCGGACCGCGTACTGGACGCTGGCCATCGTCGCCGGGTGCCTCGTCGTCATCCTGGCCGAGGGGTCGGGGCCGGGACGGTTCGAGGCGTGGGTGGAGACCACCACCTCGATGGCGCTCACGCTGGTGGTGATCCTGCGGGTGCGGGACCAGGCCGACCGGCTCAAGGCGGCGCTGGCCGAGCAGGCCAGCACCGATCCGCTCACCGGGCTGAGCAACCGGCGGGCGTTCGACGCGGCGCTGGAGCGCGAGGTGGCCCGGCAGCGGCGGACCCGGGCGCCGTTGTCGCTGCTGGCGGTGGACGTCGACCACTTCAAGAAGATCAACGACACCTGGGGGCACGCCGCCGGCGACGACACCCTGGCCGCGCTCGGCGACCTGCTGCCGCGCCTGGTGCGGGCCAGCGACACCGTCAGCCGCGTCGGCGGCGAGGAGTTCGGCGTCCTGCTCCCCGACTGCCCGGCGCCGCAGGCCAGGGCCCGCGCCGACGCCCTGCGCGCCGAGGTCTGGGCCGCCTCGCGCGGCTGGACGCATCCGGTGACCGTCAGCGTGGGCGTGGCGACCGTCCCGGACTCCGCCGCGGCGCTGGACGACCTGGTCATCGCCGCCGACATGGCGCTGTACGCGGCCAAGGAGTCCGGACGCGACCGGGTACGCGTGGCGCCGAACCGGCGGCGGGAGGATATGCCCTGA
- a CDS encoding putative bifunctional diguanylate cyclase/phosphodiesterase produces the protein MRSPSLLSGWPGRERRLFGILAVALVVILAVFFPSHGTVRSTAWFAIAAWTTAAMAVGIRANRPPYAHAWYLLAASAGLLTASNHTDFAYARHTVPNFADWLGLLGYPLALLGLRLVMKHRLVGRDSAGTLDALIVVFAGAYAAWVYLIVPGYQDTGVPWDYRLIAILDPLGDLLLLGMLLRLLISPGPRSAALWLLSVGALFQTGADLVESSLRLNSADWFDSHAGNALLELAWLLFAGLWAAAAMVPSAHDLTRPVRSARDALPTAWSRPPRIAPLVLAALVTPAINAVELAEGDLPTGWAGPVIGLGVYLMILARVAVMVRQHRQALARESILLAASEGLGVAGGRGQVAAALAEGAAGLFAGRKAAHTVLVAVNGTEGVRVAEAGSLNGGAGVGHAHPPAALADSESARWRTTLSTVCAAAAVLAAAEDEPYTSTAAGGTKRREHFHPVNVMHTADLPPPMAKRLGAQDHTGVVPLDGTSGVLVVAAAEEDLAVLGGALEILGRQASAALERIALTQEITRRDSEAYFRALVQNTSDTILIVDTELVVRYASPSSGRLFGDRPLRDRPLTEVIGKVYAAEVAVRVGDPTPQPPVSRDWEIVSGGGDPHEVEATIADLRAEPTVGGFVLSLHDVTTARGLARTLQRHAYRDPLTDLPNRLAFLRGLEDAVELASPTVSVSVILMDLDRFREINDFHGREAGDEVLRDVAERIKSRLGPGDVLARTGGDEFAVLAVRRADETPVLPTGMPGEDKPFYVGPIAVTTSGALATCTTEATGASLLADAEMTLHAARGAGPNTWREYDPRLRADLALTAARRSGLDRALAEGSFELYYQPIVWLDDGDIGGFEALVRWPQPDGTIMPPDEFIPLAEATGQILPLGRWILRTATEQAARWNITRLAQGVAPVKISVNVSAHQLRDPGFPDEVGRALTDAGLDPAFLMVEATESSLIDRAGTALANLRTLTRRGVGVSLDDFGTGYSSLSYLRDLPVSALKIDKAFVDGVPDEPRQTALVQGIIGIAKSLALMVVAEGVETAQQRRALARMGADLGQGYLYARPMPVRDATRLMRDGRVKLPLRADAEDAGDAGDAGDAGDAGDAEDANGGEGERDGEEQNGAGW, from the coding sequence ATGCGATCACCGTCGCTGCTGTCGGGCTGGCCAGGGCGCGAACGGCGCCTGTTCGGCATCCTGGCCGTCGCGCTCGTGGTGATCCTGGCTGTGTTCTTCCCGTCCCACGGCACCGTGCGCAGCACGGCGTGGTTCGCCATCGCCGCGTGGACCACCGCCGCGATGGCGGTGGGGATCCGGGCCAACCGGCCGCCGTACGCGCACGCCTGGTACCTGCTGGCCGCCTCCGCCGGGCTGCTGACGGCCTCCAACCACACCGACTTCGCCTACGCGCGCCACACCGTGCCGAACTTCGCCGACTGGCTCGGGCTGCTCGGCTACCCACTGGCGCTGCTGGGTCTGCGGCTGGTGATGAAGCACCGGCTGGTCGGCCGGGACTCGGCCGGGACGCTGGACGCGCTGATCGTGGTGTTCGCCGGTGCCTACGCGGCCTGGGTCTACCTGATCGTGCCGGGCTACCAGGACACCGGAGTGCCCTGGGACTACCGGCTGATCGCCATCCTGGACCCGCTCGGCGACCTGCTGCTGCTGGGCATGCTGCTGCGGCTGCTCATCTCGCCGGGGCCGCGCAGCGCCGCGCTGTGGCTGCTCAGTGTCGGCGCGCTGTTCCAGACCGGCGCCGACCTCGTGGAGTCCTCGCTGCGGCTGAACTCCGCCGACTGGTTCGACTCGCACGCCGGCAACGCGCTGCTGGAACTCGCCTGGCTGTTGTTCGCGGGCCTGTGGGCGGCCGCGGCGATGGTGCCCTCGGCGCACGACCTGACCAGACCGGTGCGGTCGGCCCGCGACGCGCTGCCGACCGCCTGGTCCCGGCCGCCCCGGATCGCCCCGCTGGTGCTGGCCGCGCTGGTGACGCCGGCCATCAACGCCGTGGAGCTGGCCGAGGGCGACCTGCCGACCGGCTGGGCCGGGCCGGTGATCGGCCTGGGGGTGTACCTGATGATCCTGGCGCGGGTCGCGGTGATGGTGCGCCAGCACCGGCAGGCGCTGGCGCGGGAGTCGATCCTGCTGGCCGCCAGCGAGGGCCTGGGCGTGGCCGGCGGGCGCGGGCAGGTGGCCGCGGCGCTGGCCGAGGGGGCGGCGGGGCTGTTCGCCGGCCGCAAGGCGGCGCACACGGTGCTGGTGGCCGTGAACGGGACCGAAGGGGTGCGGGTGGCCGAGGCCGGGAGCCTGAACGGCGGCGCAGGGGTCGGACACGCCCATCCCCCGGCCGCGCTGGCGGACAGCGAGTCCGCGCGGTGGCGCACGACGCTGAGCACGGTCTGCGCGGCCGCCGCCGTGCTCGCCGCGGCCGAGGACGAGCCGTACACCAGCACGGCGGCCGGCGGGACGAAGCGGCGCGAGCACTTCCATCCGGTCAACGTCATGCACACCGCCGACCTGCCGCCGCCGATGGCCAAGCGGCTGGGCGCGCAGGACCACACCGGGGTGGTGCCGCTGGACGGCACCTCCGGCGTGCTGGTCGTCGCGGCGGCCGAGGAGGACCTGGCGGTGCTCGGCGGGGCGCTGGAGATCCTGGGCCGGCAGGCGTCCGCGGCGCTGGAGCGGATCGCGCTGACCCAGGAGATCACCCGCCGGGACAGCGAGGCGTACTTCCGGGCGCTGGTGCAGAACACCTCGGACACGATCCTGATCGTCGACACCGAGCTGGTGGTCCGCTACGCCTCGCCGTCCTCGGGGCGGCTGTTCGGCGACCGGCCGCTGCGGGACCGGCCGCTGACCGAGGTGATCGGCAAGGTCTACGCCGCCGAGGTCGCGGTGCGGGTCGGGGACCCGACGCCGCAGCCGCCGGTGAGCCGGGACTGGGAGATCGTGTCCGGCGGCGGCGATCCGCACGAGGTCGAGGCGACCATCGCCGACCTGCGCGCCGAGCCGACGGTCGGCGGCTTCGTGCTGTCGCTGCACGACGTGACCACCGCGCGCGGGCTGGCGCGCACGCTGCAGCGGCACGCCTACCGCGACCCGCTCACGGACCTGCCGAACCGGCTGGCGTTCCTGCGCGGGCTGGAGGACGCGGTCGAGCTGGCCTCGCCGACGGTGTCGGTGAGCGTGATCCTGATGGACCTGGACCGGTTCCGGGAGATCAACGACTTCCACGGCCGCGAGGCCGGGGACGAGGTGCTGCGCGACGTCGCCGAGCGGATCAAGTCCCGGCTCGGGCCCGGCGACGTGCTGGCCCGCACCGGGGGCGACGAGTTCGCGGTGCTGGCCGTGCGTCGCGCCGACGAGACCCCGGTGCTGCCCACCGGGATGCCCGGCGAGGACAAGCCGTTCTACGTCGGGCCGATCGCCGTCACCACCTCCGGCGCCCTGGCCACCTGCACGACCGAGGCCACCGGGGCCTCGCTGCTGGCCGACGCCGAGATGACCCTGCACGCCGCCCGCGGCGCCGGCCCCAACACCTGGCGCGAGTACGACCCCCGGCTGCGGGCCGACCTGGCGCTCACCGCGGCCCGCCGCTCCGGCCTGGACCGCGCCCTGGCCGAGGGCTCCTTCGAGCTCTACTACCAGCCGATCGTCTGGCTCGACGACGGCGACATCGGCGGCTTCGAGGCCCTGGTGCGCTGGCCGCAGCCGGACGGCACGATCATGCCGCCGGACGAGTTCATCCCGCTGGCCGAGGCCACCGGCCAGATCCTGCCGCTGGGCCGCTGGATCCTGCGCACCGCCACCGAGCAGGCGGCGCGCTGGAACATCACCCGCCTGGCCCAGGGCGTGGCCCCGGTGAAGATCTCGGTGAACGTCTCGGCGCACCAGCTGCGCGACCCCGGCTTCCCCGACGAGGTCGGCAGGGCCCTCACCGACGCCGGGCTGGACCCGGCGTTCCTGATGGTGGAGGCCACCGAGAGCTCGCTGATCGACCGGGCCGGCACCGCCCTGGCCAACCTCAGGACCTTGACCCGCCGCGGCGTGGGCGTGTCCCTGGACGACTTCGGCACGGGCTACTCCTCGCTGTCCTACCTGCGGGACCTGCCGGTCAGCGCGCTGAAGATCGACAAGGCCTTCGTGGACGGCGTCCCCGACGAACCGAGGCAGACGGCCCTGGTGCAGGGCATCATCGGCATCGCGAAGTCGCTGGCGCTGATGGTGGTCGCCGAGGGCGTGGAGACCGCGCAGCAGCGCCGGGCCCTGGCCCGCATGGGCGCCGATCTCGGACAGGGGTACCTGTACGCGCGCCCGATGCCGGTCCGCGACGCCACGCGGCTGATGCGCGACGGGCGGGTGAAGCTGCCGCTCAGGGCGGATGCGGAGGACGCGGGGGATGCCGGGGATGCCGGGGATGCGGGAGACGCCGGGGACGCGGAGGACGCGAACGGCGGCGAGGGCGAGCGCGACGGCGAGGAGCAGAACGGGGCGGGCTGGTGA